A part of Ziziphus jujuba cultivar Dongzao chromosome 8, ASM3175591v1 genomic DNA contains:
- the LOC132804984 gene encoding ankyrin repeat-containing protein At5g02620-like, whose protein sequence is MTYFEKSLNLVIYVPHFVNFYADFVCKLLEKSQSGLEKADDFGWTPFHYAAHLGNKGLVKLFLMDENKALVYSHNKQGMSALHIAAKKGNVGVIRVLIESCPDICELLDDHDRTALHVAVENRQERVVKFLLKSLAFQDLINEKDKKGNTALHIASIQGDIEILAVLKNDSKIDKRAANNKGKTYVDLILSNEKLKDIEILEIMEKLGIAIGLPPAPPRRLEEKVEAIETKEGERDDNEKKKDEIQVEEKKAGKHHEGDEQTKHHSVLNQATKDVVSLNLVISTIIAAASFAAAFTMPGGYNDQGIPIFSGSKEFQNFLTYDKMAFTCSTFSMLIHFFVPLFRKFVNSIIPVVWIAFLTTFSLVAMVCALDQAIMTVLPEKPKYSDNPFRSGGIAFQFSSLLCVLYFLSMFSFPISTIVKRNDPHNNVRSRFGLWS, encoded by the exons atgaCCTATTTTGAAAAGAgtttaaatttggttatttatgttCCACATTTTGTCAACTTCTATGCAGATTTTGTGTGTAAGTTGCTAGAAAAATCTCAGTCTGGACTAGAAAAAGCTGATGATTTTGGGTGGACTCCTTTCCACTATGCTGCACACCTTGGCAATAAGGGGCTTGTTAAACTATTTCTGATGGATGAGAATAAGGCCCTTGTTTACTCGCACAATAAACAAGGTATGTCTGCCCTTCACATTGCCGCAAAGAAAGGAAATGTTGGTGTAATTAGAGTTCTGATCGAAAGTTGTCCAGATATTTGTGAGTTGTTGGATGATCATGATCGTACGGCTCTTCATGTTGCTGTGGAAAATAGACAGGAAAGAGTGGTGAAATTTTTACTAAAATCATTGGCATTTCAGGATCTTATAAATGAGAAAGATAAAAAAGGAAATACAGCTTTGCACATAGCCTCTATTCAAGGAGATATCGAAATCCTAGCAGTGCTGAAAAATGACTCAAAAATTGACAAAAGGGCTGCCAACAACAAGGGAAAGACCTACGTTGACCTTATCCTATCAAACGAGAAGCttaaggatattgaaatt TTGGAAATTATGGAGAAGTTGGGGATAGCAATTGGTTTACCACCAGCACCACCGCGACGTTTGGAAGAGAAGGTGGAGGCAATAGAAACtaaagaaggagagagagatgacaatgagaagaaaaaagacGAAATACaagttgaagaaaaaaaagctgGGAAACATCATGAAGGAGACGAACAAACGAAGCATCATTCAGTGTTAAACCAAGCGACTAAGGATGTGGTCAGCCTGAATCTAGTGATATCCACAATTATAGCCGCTGCTTCCTTTGCAGCCGCTTTCACAATGCCTGGTGGATACAATGACCAAGGCATACCAATTTTCAGTGGAAGTAaagaattccaaaattttcttactTATGATAAAATGGCTTTTACTTGCTCCACTTTCTCCATGTTGATCCACTTTTTTGTCCCACTATTTCGAAAATTCGTAAATTCTATAATCCCAGTGGTTTGGATAGCATTTCTAACAACATTCTCACTTGTGGCAATGGTTTGTGCTCTGGACCAGGCCATAATGACAGTCCTCCCTGAAAAACCTAAGTACAGTGACAACCCTTTTCGTAGTGGTGGCATTGCATTCCAGTTTTCGTCCTTGTTATGCGTCCTAtactttctttctatgttttcGTTTCCAATATCCACAATAGTCAAGAGAAATGATCCTCACAACAATGTTAGAAGCCGTTTTGGACTCTGGAGTTGA